The Solanum lycopersicum chromosome 9, SLM_r2.1 genome window below encodes:
- the LOC101262458 gene encoding uncharacterized protein isoform X1, whose protein sequence is MFKITKIFLFFHQIYKYKITFEDYFECSSNIRDHFAMFYSRKYSRRKVLRESSKKPMSILWEKSGTWRWLVRRTKESKPFFIGFATVCGVIPGIIGFCVMSATNTRSPELEAQLRKNARPESLMMGKVNKERLAEYLGELQRKENTNDRYVAALKGETLTRKPYQRIQPVPNPSDIEAKKEQK, encoded by the exons atgtttaaaattacaaaaatctttCTGTTCTTCcatcaaatttataaatataaaataacttttgaGGACTATTTTGAATGCTCCTCTAATATAAGGGACCATTTTGCaatgttctactctagaaaatATAGCAGAAGAAAAGTGTTGAGAGAATCATCAAAAAAGCCGATGTCGATTCTGTGGGAGAAGAGTGGAACATGGCGGTGGTTAGTGAGGAGAACGAAGGAATCGAAGCCGTTCTTCATCGGATTCGCCACCGTTTGCGGCGTCATTCCGGGGATTATTGGTTTCTGCGTTATGTCAGCCACCAATACTCGCAGTCCTGAACTTGAAGCCCAACTACGGAAGAACGCTCGTCCAGAATCCCTA ATGATGggtaaagttaataaagagagGTTGGCTGAGTACCTTGGCGAACTGCAGAGAAAGGAGAACACAAATGACAGATATGTTGCAGCTCTAAAGGGCGAAACGTTGACAAGGAAACCTTACCAAAGAATTCAACCAGTCCCAAATCCAAGTGATATTGAAGCAAAGAAGGAACAGAAGTAG
- the LOC101262458 gene encoding uncharacterized protein isoform X2: MSILWEKSGTWRWLVRRTKESKPFFIGFATVCGVIPGIIGFCVMSATNTRSPELEAQLRKNARPESLMMGKVNKERLAEYLGELQRKENTNDRYVAALKGETLTRKPYQRIQPVPNPSDIEAKKEQK; encoded by the exons ATGTCGATTCTGTGGGAGAAGAGTGGAACATGGCGGTGGTTAGTGAGGAGAACGAAGGAATCGAAGCCGTTCTTCATCGGATTCGCCACCGTTTGCGGCGTCATTCCGGGGATTATTGGTTTCTGCGTTATGTCAGCCACCAATACTCGCAGTCCTGAACTTGAAGCCCAACTACGGAAGAACGCTCGTCCAGAATCCCTA ATGATGggtaaagttaataaagagagGTTGGCTGAGTACCTTGGCGAACTGCAGAGAAAGGAGAACACAAATGACAGATATGTTGCAGCTCTAAAGGGCGAAACGTTGACAAGGAAACCTTACCAAAGAATTCAACCAGTCCCAAATCCAAGTGATATTGAAGCAAAGAAGGAACAGAAGTAG
- the MCA1 gene encoding metacaspase 1, with amino-acid sequence MAKKAVLIGINYPGTKAELRGCINDVKRMYNCLLNRYGFAEEDITVLIDTDDSYTQPTGRNIRKALSDLVGSAESGDCLFVHYSGHGTRLPAETGEEDDTGFDECIVPCDMNLITDDDFRELVDKVPEGCQITIVSDSCHSGGLIDKAKEQIGESHKQGDDDEGHGSGFGFKNFLRRNVEDAFESRGIHLPGRHHRREEEEENFAESSVIETEDGDQVHVKSKSLPLSTLIEILKQKTGKDDIDVGKLRPTLFDVFGEDASPKVKKFMKIIFNKLQKNNEQGGGGGFMGMVGNLAQEFLKQKLDENDESYAKPAMETHVEGKQEVYAGSGNRGLPDSGILVSGCQTDQTSADATPAGGESYGALSNAIQEILAESDGPVTNEELVSKARKKMQKQGFTQRPGLYCDDHHVDAPFVC; translated from the exons aTGGCGAAAAAAGCAGTATTAATTGGAATCAATTATCCAGGAACAAAAGCAGAACTTAGAGGTTGTATTAACGATGTTAAGCGAATGTACAATTGTTTACTTAATCGTTACGGATTTGCTGAGGAAGACATTACTGTTCTTATAGATACTGATGATTCTTACACACAACCAACTGGTCGGAATATACGTAAAGCTTTATCGGATCTTGTTGGATCTGCTGAATCAGGGGATTGTTTGTTTGTGCATTACAGTGGACATGGAACTAGGTTACCTGCTGAAACGGGTGAAGAAGATGATACTGGTTTTGATGAGTGTATTGTTCCTTGTGATATGAATCTTATTACAG ATGATGATTTTAGAGAGCTCGTTGACAAAGTTCCTGAAGGTTGCCAGATCACAATTGTATCTGACTCATGCCACAGTGGTGGCCTCATTGACAAAGCTAAAGAGCAGATAGGGGAGAGCCACAAGCAAGGTGATGACGATGAAGGCCATGGATCTGGTTTTGGATTCAAGAATTTCTTACGTCGAAATGTTGAAGATGCATTTGAATCCCGGGGTATCCACCTTCCAGGTCGCCACCATCGCCGTGAGGAAGAAGAGGAGAATTTTGCTGAGAGTAGTGTGATTGAGACGGAAGACGGTGATCAAGTTCATGTGAAGAGCAAGTCCTTGCCTCTTTCCACTCTCATCGAGATACTTAAGCAGAAAACTGGTAAGGATGAtattgatgttgggaaacttaGGCCAACACTCTTTGACGTCTTTGGCGAAGATGCAAGTCCTAAGGTgaagaaattcatgaaaatcatttttaacaAGCTACAAAAGAATAACGAGCAGGGTGGAGGCGGCGGGTTCATGGGTATGGTTGGTAACTTGGCTCAAGAGTTTCTGAAACagaaacttgatgaaaatgatgagaGCTATGCAAAACCGGCCATGGAAACACACGTTGAAGGTAAACAGGAGGTTTATGCCGGTTCAGGTAATAGAGGTCTTCCAGACAGTGGCATTCTCGTCAGTGGGTGCCAAACAGACCAAACATCTGCGGATGCAACCCCTGCAGGCGGAGAGTCTTATGGTGCTCTAAGCAACGCAATTCAGGAAATCCTGGCCGAATCAGATGGTCCAGTCACCAATGAGGAGCTTGTTAGCAAGGCTAGGAAAAAGATGCAGAAACAAGGCTTCACACAACGCCCAGGCCTCTACTGCGATGATCATCACGTTGATGCTCCTTTTGTTTGTTGA